A part of Streptomyces sp. NBC_01497 genomic DNA contains:
- a CDS encoding glycosyl hydrolase family 18 protein — MRIRSLFRTFALAAAVGLGAPLVAAAPAGAAQSAAPAATSKRVVVYYQTQFNNGTYVSPRAMTDNNTGVTDVVVGAIHLNGDGSVALNDDSPDNAKFDQMWSDLGAMQAKGVHVEGMVGGAAQGSFQRLDSDFATYYPKLKNVITTHHLDGVDLDVEESMSLGGIEHLIDQLHTDFGSGFTVTLAPVATALNGGGNLSGFSYDSLYRDRASSISWFNTQFYCGWGSLSSTSGYDGIIAHGVVPASKVVAGTLTNAANCGSGYVPMNTLTATVKSLVAKYPTFGGVAGWEYFNSDPGGTAAPWQWAANMSAAMR; from the coding sequence ATGCGCATCAGAAGTCTCTTCCGTACGTTCGCGCTGGCCGCCGCCGTCGGTCTCGGCGCGCCGCTCGTCGCGGCGGCGCCCGCCGGCGCCGCGCAGTCGGCCGCACCGGCGGCCACGAGCAAGCGCGTGGTCGTCTACTACCAGACGCAGTTCAACAACGGCACCTACGTCTCGCCGCGCGCGATGACCGACAACAACACGGGTGTCACCGATGTCGTCGTCGGCGCCATCCACCTCAACGGCGACGGCAGTGTGGCACTGAACGACGACTCGCCCGACAACGCGAAGTTCGACCAGATGTGGAGCGACCTCGGGGCCATGCAGGCCAAGGGCGTCCACGTCGAGGGGATGGTCGGCGGCGCCGCGCAGGGCAGCTTCCAGCGCCTGGACAGCGACTTCGCCACGTACTACCCGAAGTTGAAGAACGTCATCACGACCCACCACCTCGACGGCGTCGACCTCGACGTCGAGGAGTCGATGTCCCTCGGCGGGATCGAACACCTCATCGACCAGCTGCACACCGACTTCGGCTCGGGCTTCACCGTGACGCTCGCCCCGGTCGCCACCGCCCTCAACGGCGGCGGCAACCTGTCCGGCTTCAGCTACGACAGCCTCTACCGCGACCGCGCGTCGTCCATCAGCTGGTTCAACACGCAGTTCTACTGCGGCTGGGGCAGCCTCTCCTCCACCAGCGGCTACGACGGGATCATCGCCCACGGCGTCGTGCCCGCGTCCAAGGTGGTGGCCGGCACGCTGACCAACGCCGCGAACTGCGGCAGCGGTTACGTACCGATGAACACCCTCACCGCCACGGTCAAATCCCTCGTGGCGAAGTACCCGACCTTCGGCGGAGTGGCCGGCTGGGAGTACTTCAACTCCGACCCGGGCGGTACGGCGGCACCCTGGCAGTGGGCGGCGAACATGTCGGCGGCCATGCGCTGA